From one Streptomyces sp. CA-210063 genomic stretch:
- a CDS encoding DUF2637 domain-containing protein, with protein sequence MAILISTIAVCALTMLYWSVSYSYSQLRDIALLVVSEHLARWWPLTVYGPWLLAGLSILRAAVQNRTARRSWAVMLLSSGTAVALCIGQSGSSLLAMVIVGIPPITALVCFRELVGQFSSKHGPRHAADVLNGPKQGRP encoded by the coding sequence GTGGCGATCTTAATTTCGACGATCGCCGTGTGCGCGCTGACGATGCTGTACTGGTCGGTCTCTTATTCGTACAGCCAACTACGCGACATCGCCCTGCTCGTGGTGTCGGAACATCTGGCGCGTTGGTGGCCGCTGACCGTGTACGGGCCATGGCTGCTGGCGGGTCTGTCCATCCTGCGGGCGGCTGTTCAGAACCGAACCGCCCGTCGGTCCTGGGCGGTGATGCTGCTCTCCTCGGGCACGGCGGTCGCTCTGTGCATCGGTCAGTCAGGGAGTTCTCTGCTGGCCATGGTGATCGTCGGAATTCCCCCGATCACCGCACTGGTGTGCTTCCGTGAACTCGTCGGCCAGTTCTCGTCCAAGCACGGCCCCCGGCATGCCGCCGACGTCCTCAACGGGCCCAAGCAGGGCAGGCCCTAG